One region of Magnetococcales bacterium genomic DNA includes:
- a CDS encoding PhnD/SsuA/transferrin family substrate-binding protein, with protein sequence MSVLPRLFLLVVALALTFPAMAGESVRIGVLANRGIEVAARQWNPLGEYLHRAIPELDFQIVPLDFTALYPTVASGELEFVIVNTGQYVELETLHGISRISTLRNLGPNGSGYTRFGGLFFTRAERVDLQSLEDLRHQRLLVVDDTSFGGWLTQWRELKDAGLDPKNDLASLVETGNQEEVVFRVLRGEADAGAVRTDLLERMALDNRIQLHQLRVIAPRSIPGFPFMVSTRLYPEWPMARLRHTSDDLARKVVMALLAMTPEDAAARSARIAGWTIPDDYTPVHELYRELHLGPYRDLGRIDPIEVLRRYWPYLAGVLLILFILAVSTFLVSRSNRKLREVQLALQGKQEELGKTLEDLSTEKEVVEATLGSLQATLLRLDETNQQMAGSIDYARSIQESLLPGTAVLKKLMTEVEVWWDPLEVVGGDYYWLGWRGETAILFLADCTGHGVPGAFMTMLVASALDRALQDNDSPAAILTTLDGLVRERLRQARRGVLEDDGLEAGLCLYRPSCRELVYCGAGVPLFIQEGERIREILPNRASLGYRTHPLRGVLQEHVLSVAPNSCYFLFTDGMTDQLGGQPKRLLGRRGLSSLLLGTQNRSLAGRMEEVRQSMAAWRGQEPLRDDRTMIGFVPC encoded by the coding sequence GTGAGCGTGTTGCCTCGCCTGTTTCTGCTTGTGGTGGCACTCGCCCTCACCTTTCCCGCCATGGCGGGGGAGTCGGTGCGCATCGGCGTACTGGCCAACCGGGGTATCGAGGTGGCCGCCCGCCAGTGGAACCCTCTGGGGGAGTACCTGCATCGCGCCATTCCGGAACTCGATTTTCAAATCGTGCCCCTCGACTTCACCGCCCTCTATCCGACGGTGGCAAGCGGCGAGTTGGAATTCGTCATCGTCAATACCGGCCAGTATGTAGAGCTGGAGACCCTTCACGGCATCAGCCGCATCTCCACCCTGCGCAATCTCGGGCCGAACGGTTCGGGCTACACCCGATTCGGCGGCCTCTTCTTCACCCGCGCGGAGCGGGTCGATCTTCAGTCCCTGGAGGATCTGCGCCATCAGCGCCTGCTGGTGGTCGACGACACCTCGTTCGGCGGCTGGCTGACCCAGTGGCGGGAACTCAAGGATGCGGGCCTCGATCCGAAAAACGACCTGGCCTCCCTGGTGGAAACCGGCAACCAGGAGGAGGTCGTTTTCCGCGTGCTGCGGGGCGAAGCCGATGCCGGAGCGGTGCGGACCGATCTCCTGGAACGCATGGCGCTGGACAACCGCATTCAACTGCATCAGCTTCGGGTTATCGCTCCCCGCTCCATTCCCGGATTTCCCTTCATGGTGAGCACCCGGCTCTATCCGGAGTGGCCTATGGCCCGGCTGCGCCACACCAGCGACGATCTGGCGCGCAAAGTGGTCATGGCCTTGCTGGCCATGACTCCGGAAGATGCCGCAGCCCGATCGGCCCGCATCGCCGGGTGGACCATTCCCGACGACTACACCCCGGTGCATGAGCTTTACCGGGAGTTGCACCTGGGACCCTATCGCGATCTGGGCCGCATCGATCCCATCGAGGTGCTTCGGCGTTATTGGCCCTACCTGGCCGGGGTGTTGCTGATCCTGTTCATCCTGGCCGTCTCGACGTTTCTGGTCAGCCGCTCCAATCGGAAGCTGCGGGAGGTGCAACTGGCACTTCAAGGCAAGCAGGAAGAACTGGGCAAGACGCTGGAGGATCTGAGTACCGAAAAAGAGGTGGTCGAAGCCACCCTCGGCAGCTTGCAGGCCACCCTCCTGCGCCTGGACGAAACCAACCAGCAGATGGCCGGCAGCATCGATTACGCCCGCAGCATTCAGGAGTCGCTGCTGCCCGGAACCGCGGTTCTGAAGAAGTTGATGACGGAAGTGGAGGTCTGGTGGGATCCGTTGGAGGTCGTCGGGGGAGATTATTACTGGCTGGGTTGGCGCGGGGAGACGGCGATTCTGTTTCTGGCCGATTGCACCGGTCACGGGGTTCCGGGGGCCTTCATGACCATGCTGGTCGCCAGTGCGCTTGACCGGGCGCTGCAGGATAACGACAGCCCGGCGGCCATTCTGACCACACTGGACGGTTTGGTGCGGGAGCGTCTGCGCCAGGCCCGGCGCGGCGTGCTGGAGGACGACGGGCTGGAAGCGGGGCTCTGTCTCTATCGCCCCTCCTGTCGGGAACTGGTCTACTGCGGAGCGGGAGTGCCGCTGTTCATTCAGGAGGGGGAACGGATACGGGAGATCCTCCCCAATCGGGCCAGCCTGGGGTATCGCACCCATCCCCTTCGAGGGGTGCTGCAGGAGCATGTCCTCTCCGTCGCGCCGAATTCCTGTTATTTCCTCTTCACCGACGGCATGACCGATCAGTTGGGCGGTCAGCCCAAACGCCTGCTGGGACGGCGGGGTCTCTCTTCCCTGCTGCTCGGCACCCAAAACCGCTCCCTGGCCGGGCGCATGGAAGAGGTTCGCCAGAGCATGGCGGCGTGGCGGGGCCAGGAGCCGTTGCGGGATGATCGCACCATGATCGGTTTCGTGCCCTGCTGA
- a CDS encoding response regulator: MEHLITTLQSWSGTRLLWTGVVVSELVTVVMVGLLSLFIHGEFRADFLLTGTITALVASVLVVSVLNRLILRIRLAEQRVQEAERTKSEFLSTVSHEIRTPMNVIIGMGDALLSSVGMSAEQLGYVKKQQRAGAVLLQLIDQVLALSRLEEGVHHPTREVLELRQLLEEMAEWIRAGAEAKSLRVEWRADEALPVRIAVDGLHLRQVLMHLLGNAVKFTNQGVVRLGAVREGGLLHLTVSDTGIGIDADFMARLFRPFCQADGAPTRRYGGTGLGLAVSRALIGKMEGSLTAESQPGQGTTFHIRLPLQEVEEGPVAAAPSVETPSEEVCGKRILLVEDDRDNRLLIETFLQQSPHHLSMAENGLEAVRKVREEAFDLVIMDVQMPVMDGYTSARAIRQWERETGRRSLRIVTLTANAVDGEEIRSREAGCDQFLTKPIRKKRLLEVIQGDRLLS, from the coding sequence ATGGAACACCTGATCACCACCCTGCAATCCTGGTCCGGAACCCGTCTTCTCTGGACGGGGGTGGTCGTTTCGGAGTTGGTCACCGTGGTGATGGTGGGCCTCCTCAGTCTGTTTATTCATGGCGAGTTCCGCGCCGATTTTCTGTTGACGGGGACGATAACCGCGCTGGTGGCCTCGGTGCTGGTGGTCTCGGTCCTCAACCGGCTGATCCTGCGGATCCGGCTGGCGGAGCAACGGGTTCAGGAGGCGGAACGCACCAAGTCGGAGTTTCTGTCCACCGTGAGCCATGAAATTCGCACGCCCATGAATGTCATCATCGGCATGGGCGACGCATTGCTCTCTTCCGTGGGCATGAGTGCGGAACAGCTGGGCTATGTGAAGAAGCAGCAGCGCGCCGGCGCGGTTCTGCTGCAACTCATCGATCAGGTTCTGGCGCTATCCCGATTGGAGGAGGGGGTGCATCATCCGACGCGGGAGGTGCTGGAGTTGCGCCAATTGCTGGAGGAGATGGCGGAATGGATCCGCGCCGGGGCCGAGGCCAAGTCCCTTCGGGTCGAATGGCGGGCGGACGAGGCGTTGCCCGTCCGGATTGCCGTGGATGGACTGCACTTGAGACAGGTGCTGATGCATCTGCTGGGCAATGCGGTCAAGTTCACCAACCAGGGGGTGGTCCGCCTCGGAGCGGTTCGGGAGGGGGGTCTCCTGCATCTGACCGTATCGGATACGGGAATCGGCATTGACGCCGATTTCATGGCCCGGCTGTTTCGACCGTTCTGTCAGGCGGACGGGGCGCCGACGCGGCGTTATGGTGGAACCGGCCTGGGCCTGGCGGTTTCGCGGGCCCTGATCGGGAAGATGGAGGGGAGTCTGACGGCGGAGAGTCAGCCGGGGCAGGGGACAACTTTTCACATCCGGCTGCCCCTGCAGGAGGTCGAGGAGGGACCGGTGGCGGCTGCGCCCTCGGTCGAGACCCCGAGCGAGGAGGTTTGCGGCAAGCGCATTCTTCTGGTGGAGGACGACCGGGACAACCGCCTGCTGATCGAAACCTTCCTGCAACAGTCGCCGCATCATCTGTCCATGGCGGAAAACGGACTGGAAGCGGTGCGGAAAGTTCGGGAGGAGGCCTTCGATCTGGTCATCATGGATGTACAGATGCCGGTGATGGACGGCTACACCTCGGCCCGCGCCATCCGGCAGTGGGAGCGGGAGACCGGGAGGCGGTCCCTGCGCATTGTCACCTTGACGGCCAATGCCGTGGATGGGGAGGAGATCCGCAGCCGGGAGGCGGGTTGCGATCAGTTCCTCACCAAGCCCATTCGCAAGAAGCGGCTGCTGGAGGTGATTCAGGGTGATAGATTATTGTCTTAG